One window of the Magnolia sinica isolate HGM2019 chromosome 19, MsV1, whole genome shotgun sequence genome contains the following:
- the LOC131235612 gene encoding ribulose bisphosphate carboxylase small subunit, chloroplastic 5-like isoform X2, which translates to MASSMMVSSAASTAINRAAPAQASMVAPFTGLKSAAAFPVTRKLSNDLSLPSNGGRVQCMLVWPPVGLKKFETLSYLPTLGPEALAKQIDYLIVQGWIPCVEFDSNGFVFRENNRSPGYYDGRYWTMWKLPMYGCTDASQVLNEVEECTKGYPQAFVRVIGFDNKRQMQCNSFIAYKPPGN; encoded by the exons ATGGCTTCTTCCATGATGGTTTCCTCGGCTGCCTCAACAGCCATTAACAGAGCCGCCCCAGCTCAAGCTAGCATGGTAGCACCATTCACTGGTCTCAAGTCGGCCGCTGCATTTCCGGTCACACGCAAGCTCAGCAATGACCTAAGCCTCCCCAGCAATGGAGGCCGTGTTCAATGCATGTTG GTCTGGCCACCAGTTGGGCTCAAGAAGTTCGAGACTCTCTCTTACTTACCTACACTCGGACCCGAGGCTCTGGCTAAGCAAATAGATTACCTCATCGTACAGGGATGGATTCCTTGCGTAGAGTTCGATAGT aatGGATTTGTGTTCCGTGAGAACAACCGATCCCCAGGGTATTATGACGGGCGCTACTGGACCATGTGGAAGCTACCCATGTACGGATGCACCGATGCTAGCCAGGTGTTGAATGAGGTGGAAGAGTGCACGAAGGGCTACCCCCAGGCCTTCGTTAGGGTTATAGGCTTTGACAACAAGCGCCAAATGCAGTGCAACAGTTTCATTGCCTACAAGCCTCCTGGCAACTAA
- the LOC131235612 gene encoding ribulose bisphosphate carboxylase small subunit, chloroplastic-like isoform X1, giving the protein MASSLMVSSAASTTINRAAPVQASMVAPFTGLKSTAAFPVTRRLSTDLSSLPSNGGHVQCMLVWPPVGLKKFETLSYLPTLGPEALAKQIDYLIVQGWIPCVEFDSNGFVFRENNRSPGYYDGRYWTMWKLPMYGCTDASQVLNEVEECTKGYPQAFVRVIGFDNKRQMQCNSFIAYKPPGN; this is encoded by the exons ATGGCTTCTTCCCTGATGGTCTCCTCGGCTGCCTCAACAACCATTAACAGAGCCGCCCCAGTTCAAGCTAGCATGGTAGCACCATTCACTGGTCTCAAGTCCACCGCTGCATTTCCAGTCACACGCAGGCTCAGCACTGACCTATCTAGCCTCCCCAGCAATGGCGGCCATGTTCAATGCATGTTG GTCTGGCCACCAGTTGGGCTCAAGAAGTTCGAGACTCTCTCTTACTTACCTACACTCGGACCCGAGGCTCTGGCTAAGCAAATAGATTACCTCATCGTACAGGGATGGATTCCTTGCGTAGAGTTCGATAGT aatGGATTTGTGTTCCGTGAGAACAACCGATCCCCAGGGTATTATGACGGGCGCTACTGGACCATGTGGAAGCTACCCATGTACGGATGCACCGATGCTAGCCAGGTGTTGAATGAGGTGGAAGAGTGCACGAAGGGCTACCCCCAGGCCTTCGTTAGGGTTATAGGCTTTGACAACAAGCGCCAAATGCAGTGCAACAGTTTCATTGCCTACAAGCCTCCTGGCAACTAA